Proteins found in one Populus alba chromosome 14, ASM523922v2, whole genome shotgun sequence genomic segment:
- the LOC118054062 gene encoding subtilisin-like protease SBT5.3 yields MRLPSPTLCLLPFLFLTLLQRPTFASIKPYVVYFGGHSHGPKPSSLDANLAKDSHYEFLGSFLGSREFAEDAIFYSYTRHINGFAATLEDEVAAEIAKHPRVVSVFLNQGRKQHTTHSWSFLGLEKDGVVPSSSIWKKARFGEDTIIGNLDTGVWPESESFSDEGLGPIPSKWNGTCQNGHDPGFHCNRKLIGARYFNKGYASIVGHLNSSFDTPRDEDGHGSHTLSTAGGSFVAGASVFYMGNGTAKGGSPKARVAAYKVCYPPVDGEECFDADILAAFDAAISDGVDVLSVSLGGNPTAFFNDSVAIGSFHAVKHGIVVICSAGNSGPVDGTVSNVAPWEITVGASTMDREFPSYVVLGNKISIKGESLSAKALPRNKFFPLMSAADARATNASVENALLCKDGSLDPEKAKGKILVCLRGINARVDKGQQAALAGAVGMVLANNKDAGNEILADPHVLPVSHINYTSGVAIFKYINSTEYPVAYITHPVTRIGTKPAPVVAAFSSKGPNTVTPEILKPDITAPGVSVIAAFTKAQGPTNQDFDTRRVLFNSISGTSMSCPHVSGIVGLLKTLHPTWSPASIKSAIMTTATAQDNTMETILNANHTEASPFSYGAGHIRPNKAMDPGLVYDLTVNDYLNFLCALGYNETQISTFSDAPYECPSKPISLANFNYPSITVPNFNGSITLSRTVKNVGSPSTYKLRIRKPTGVSVSVEPKKLEFKKVGEEKAFTVTLKGKGKAAKDYVFGELIWSDNKHHVRSPIVVKWF; encoded by the exons ATGAGACTTCCAAGCCCTACGCTTTGCCTCTTACCATTTCTTTTTCTGACTCTGCTGCAGAGACCCACCTTTGCCTCCATAAAG CCATATGTGGTGTACTTTGGAGGCCATTCTCATGGCCCTAAACCCTCGTCTCTCGATGCAAATCTAGCGAAGGATTCTCATTATGAATTCCTTGGATCCTTCTTGGGAAG CCGTGAATTCGCTGAAGATGCTATCTTTTACTCGTACACGAGGCACATCAATGGATTCGCTGCCACTTTAGAAGATGAAGTAGCAGCTGAGATAGCTA AGCATCCAAGAGTAGTGTCGGTGTTCTTGAACCAGGGAAGAAAACAACACACGACTCATTCATGGAGCTTTCTGGGACTCGAGAAAGATGGAGTCGTTCCTTCTAGCTCGATCTGGAAGAAGGCAAGATTTGGTGAAGATACAATTATTGGAAACTTGGACACTG GAGTGTGGCCCGAGTCTGAAAGCTTTAGCGATGAAGGGTTGGGACCGATTCCATCAAAGTGGAATGGAACATGTCAAAATGGCCATGATCCTGGCTTCCACTGCAACAG GAAGCTTATAGGAGCCAGGTACTTCAACAAAGGGTATGCTTCGATTGTTGGTCATCTCAACTCCTCCTTCGATACGCCTCGAGATGAAGATGGCCATGGATCCCATACCTTATCAACAGCAGGAGGTAGCTTTGTAGCTGGTGCGAGTGTTTTTTACATGGGCAACGGAACTGCAAAAGGGGGGTCACCAAAGGCCCGGGTGGCAGCTTACAAGGTCTGCTATCCCCCGGTAGATGGGGAGGAATGCTTCGATGCAGATATCTTAGCAGCATTTGACGCTGCTATCAGTGATGGTGTCGATGTATTGTCTGTTTCGCTAGGAGGAAATCCTACCGCATTCTTCAATGATAGTGTTGCAATTGGCTCTTTCCATGCCGTGAAGCATGGCATTGTAGTGATCTGTTCTGCTGGAAATTCAGGTCCTGTAGATGGTACCGTCTCCAATGTTGCACCATGGGAGATCACAGTCGGGGCCAGCACCATGGACAGAGAGTTTCCTAGTTATGTTGTCCTGGGAAACAAAATAAGCATCAAG GGGGAGAGTTTATCAGCTAAAGCCTTACCAAGGAATAAGTTCTTTCCCCTTATGAGTGCTGCAGATGCTAGAGCAACTAATGCATCAGTTGAAAACGC TCTGCTGTGCAAGGATGGATCACTTGATCCCGAAAAAGCAAAGGGGAAGATCTTAGTCTGTCTTCGAGGGATAAATGCAAGAGTTGACAAGGGTCAGCAAGCTGCTTTGGCTGGTGCTGTAGGGATGGTTCTTGCCAATAACAAGGATGCTGGGAATGAAATTCTTGCCGATCCTCACGTTCTTCCTGTATCGCATATCAATTACACCAGCGGTGTTGCCATcttcaaatatattaattccaCAGA GTATCCCGTTGCTTATATCACTCATCCAGTAACACGCATTGGCACAAAGCCAGCCCCCGTCGTGGCTGCTTTTTCCTCGAAGGGACCCAATACCGTCACGCCGGAGATTCTTAAG CCTGATATCACAGCACCGGGAGTGAGTGTAATAGCTGCCTTCACAAAAGCACAAGGACCAACAAATCAAGACTTTGACACGCGAAGAGTTCTGTTTAATTCAATATCAGGCACCTCAATGTCATGCCCTCATGTTTCAGGCATAGTTGGCCTTCTTAAAACTCTTCATCCTACTTGGAGTCCTGCATCGATTAAATCAGCAATTATGACTACTG CGACGGCACAAGATAACACGATGGAAACGATTCTGAATGCAAACCACACCGAGGCATCGCCATTCAGTTATGGAGCAGGCCACATAAGACCAAACAAAGCTATGGATCCAGGGCTGGTATATGACTTAACAGTTAATGATTACCTCAACTTTCTATGTGCCTTGGGGTACAACGAGACACAGATCTCAACATTCTCGGATGCTCCTTATGAATGTCCCTCCAAGCCCATTAGTCTTGCAAACTTCAACTACCCTTCTATCACCGTCCCCAATTTCAATGGCTCAATCACATTGTCACGAACAGTTAAGAACGTTGGTTCTCCAAGCACTTACAAGCTTCGAATCAGAAAACCAACTGGAGTTTCTGTTTCTGTTGAGCCGAAGAAGTTGGAGTTCAAGAAGGTTGGTGAAGAGAAGGCCTTCACTGTTACCTTGAAAGGCAAAGGCAAGGCAGCAAA